The DNA segment TCCTGTTGATCACCTACTTCGCAGCGAAGATCCCGCCCGAGGCCGCGCCGAGCGCGATCGGATTCTTCTTGCTTGCGTGGGGAATCTTCACCGCGTACATGACGATTGCCGCGCTACGCCTGAGCAAGCCGGTACTCACCGTGTTCGTCATACTGACGATCACGTTCTTCGTCCTAGCGGCCGGAGCGTTCATGTCGAATCCTACCCTGAGCATGGTCGGTGGCTACCTCGGCTTGGCAACCGCCATCGCCGCATGGTATGCCTCGGCACTCGGCGTCATCGCATCGACGCGCGGCTAACCCTACAGCGCGGGTAGCGCTTCCAGCTCCTCTTCGGGCGGCAGGATCTCACGAAAGAAGATCCAGTACAATCCCGCATTGAGGAGCTGAAGCGCGGCCGCAAGTTCGAGTGGCAGGCCGATCCACGCGTGCTCGATCAGCACGCCGGCCGTTGCCGGGCCGCCCATGGCCGCTACGCGGCCGGGAAAGTTCGAAAGCGCCGAGACGCGCGAGCGTTCGTCGGCCGGAACGATACCCATCGCATACGATTGACGCACGGGTAGCGTCGCGATGTTGAGCATCATGCGCGCCGCGTAGATGATCCCCGCGATCGCGAACGTCGGTGCGAGCGGGATC comes from the Candidatus Dormiibacterota bacterium genome and includes:
- a CDS encoding acetate uptake transporter; this translates as MAVTSTNASVADPAPLGLAAFALTTFVLSAANAGLIPKGGDAAVLGLAFAYGGVTQLCAGMWEFKRNNTFGATAFSSYGAFWISFFLLITYFAAKIPPEAAPSAIGFFLLAWGIFTAYMTIAALRLSKPVLTVFVILTITFFVLAAGAFMSNPTLSMVGGYLGLATAIAAWYASALGVIASTRG